One segment of Lytechinus pictus isolate F3 Inbred chromosome 13, Lp3.0, whole genome shotgun sequence DNA contains the following:
- the LOC129274810 gene encoding uncharacterized protein LOC129274810 — MNEDVRITDLPALTHTKLHIGHSFVWTHIFPESTQVPRTRSKHATCHHNGSIYLYGGVCGNVSLKDMWRFEPSTSLWTKLECCGDTPPLLQDHTMVGYKESIFIFGGLCGFDNPGETSLWILDLAMFTWQKQVITSEVTTPTSRRGHSVVCHNGGMHLFGGHLDLKGSCNEMWTLDFESLYWHTTVYSSQDSCPPPRHGHSAVIHDNSMFIYGGSKNLQPLQDMWKWDFGSGHWSKVRYWQGPPALHGHSALCLGDSMLIYGGEDKDGVLRSDLWIFSFSSESWTKVPYKGSIVPSPTMHQTLEMDIPQSNSLFPPQDERSLSAPFLQRPSMSSLHVRPHPRPHSSPAYSKGSVKERAFRNKVHPNNGHVASSDVGCSRDTVSATSSNADDGVRGDDGSPEDGVDEEEDIYSSRIFIPVDELTSSSRENLLEDVASQRSDMGTRTFRKRRVRPVGTDALAALDGEGNLEAISGDVLLTDLDLVNHNKIIVSPGTVPSIPRVSIEDYDKPENPKTLINRSHGFGNGISVGNTRCNNLEKFNKRPQVIQVLPKSKSDEIPLLSCSIDDMNLKNKWQSCEQFAFVNDGFTCGDDVSKPRLRSNSLTEQKLVIESMLGERHLSLNDLPNMASLIMRQHDRTSTNRTQRYHKEPTKPSGKRPVLKKRSQTDHSLYAKTIQQSNEQFSADGSSSKGRHHVPVPVHLYVFGGQEPNVSSVHKYQTRLPVFRCTIVPGKLSPSEIQALLH; from the exons ATGAACGAGGATGTAAGAATAACTGACTTGCCAGCACTGACTCACACCAAGCTACACATAGGACACAGCTTCGTTTGGACACATATCTTTCCTGAAAGCACGCAG GTCCCTAGGACTCGGAGTAAGCATGCGACGTGCCACCACAATGGCTCTATCTACCTGTACGGTGGAGTGTGCGGGAACGTATCCCTCAAGGACATGTGGAGGTTTGAACCCAGTACGAGCCTCTGGACCAAGCTAGAGTGCTGCGGGGATACCCCTCCCCTACTCCAGGACCATACCATGGTGGGCTACAAG GAGTCCATCTTCATCTTCGGTGGACTGTGTGGTTTCGACAACCCGGGAGAAACATCTCTCTGGATCCTCGACCTCGCCATGTTCACCTGGCAGAAGCAGGTCATCACCTCGGAGGTCACGACCCCTACCAGTCGCAGGGGTCATTCGGTGGTATGTCACAACGGTGGAATGCACCTGTTTGGAGGCCATCTGGACCTCAAAGGATCCTGTAATGAAATGTGGACTTTGGATTTTG AATCTCTATATTGGCATACCACGGTCTACAGTTCGCAGGATTCCTGTCCCCCTCCGAGACACGGCCACTCCGCAGTCATCCACGATAACTCCATGTTTATCTACGGCGGCAGCAAGAATCTCCAGCCGCTCCAAGACATGTGGAAATGGGACTTTG GAAGTGGTCATTGGTCCAAGGTACGGTACTGGCAAGGTCCACCGGCACTTCACGGTCACTCGGCCCTCTGCCTTGGAGACTCTATGCTTATCTATGGAGGGGAAGACAAGGACGGAGTGCTCAGGAGTGACCTGTGGATATTCAGCTTCA GTTCTGAGAGTTGGACAAAGGTGCCCTACAAGGGTAGCATCGTGCCTTCACCAACCATGCACCAAACCTTAGAGATGGACATCCCACAGTCGAACTCCCTCTTTCCACCCCAAGATGAGCGCTCCCTCTCCGCCCCTTTCCTCCAGCGACCCAGTATGTCGTCGCTCCACGTCAGACCCCACCCAAGACCGCATTCATCTCCTGCTTACTCCAAGGGTAGCGTGAAAGAGAGGGCCTTCAGGAACAAGGTGCACCCCAACAATGGACACGTTGCATCCAGCGATGTGGGTTGCTCTAGGGATACTGTTTCTGCGACGAGCAGCAATGCAGATGACGGTGTTCGTGGTGATGACGGTAGTCCAGAGGATGGTGTGGATGAGGAGGAAGATATCTACAGCTCAAGGATTTTCATACCTGTCGATGAGCTCACCAGCTCTAGCAGGGAGAACCTGCTGGAGGATGTAGCAAGTCAGAGATCCGATATGGGCACAAGGACGTTCAGGAAAAGAAGAGTGAGACCAGTTGGGACAGATGCTCTGGCTGCCCTGGATGGAGAAGGGAATCTTGAGGCAATCTCTGGAGATGTCCTGCTGACAGACCTTGATCTGGTGAATCACAATAAGATCATAGTCTCTCCTGGTACTGTTCCCAGCATACCTAGAGTCAGCATAGAGGACTATGACAAACCTGAAAATCCTAAAACATTGATTAACAGGTCGCATGGGTTTGGGAATGGGATATCCGTCGGGAATACTCGGTGCAATAATCTGGAGAAGTTCAATAAGAGGCCGCAAGTTATCCAGGTGCTGCCAAAGTCCAAATCGGATGAAATCCCTTTGTTGAGCTGTTCCATCGATGACATGAACTTGAAAAACAAGTGGCAGTCGTGTGAGCAGTTTGCTTTTGTCAATGATGGTTTCACTTGTGGTGATGACGTATCGAAGCCTCGTCTGCGATCAAACAGTTTAACGGAGCAGAAATTGGTCATCGAGAGCATGCTTGGTGAGCGCCATCTTTCTCTCAATGATTTGCCGAACATGGCCTCACTGATCATGCGGCAACATGACAGAACTTCTACCAACCGAACTCAACGGTATCATAAAGAACCTACCAAGCCGAGCGGAAAACGTCCTGTGCTGAAGAAACGTTCTCAAACCGACCATTCCCTCTATGCCAAAACTATACAACAGAGCAATGAACAATTCAGTGCGGATGGTTCCAGTAGTAAAGGGCGCCATCATGTTCCGGTACCTGTACATCTCTATGTGTTTGGTGGTCAGGAACCTAACGTGAGCAGTGTCCACAAGTACCAGACCAGGTTGCCTGTCTTTAGATGCACCATTGTACCAG GAAAGCTGTCACCCAGTGAGATCCAGGCTCTTCTTCACTGA